A portion of the Ficedula albicollis isolate OC2 chromosome 4, FicAlb1.5, whole genome shotgun sequence genome contains these proteins:
- the FAM53A gene encoding protein FAM53A isoform X1, which yields MVTLITEKLQNQSLDDLTCKTYNINLYSSEKLNKSGSLFPFEINEDSPWKALTGGYPIQPDTGRSSAYPFAACPFSAGAAGHGSVPWQQEPSSTAMVSGWISELNLNENSGQPLAPPTKRHCRSLSEPDELARCRSPWKPGSSKVWTPVSKRRCNSGGSATLQRCNSHGSATLQRSTSISLPQNILSLNNVFTVTSFNTSPVPRPSSASSGFVDSSEGSTSSSTRWNSGGPCDFNPRRRLSLSQEHITETGNLLPSANSTPTSTPELSRRQGLLRCRSQPCVLNEKKSRLKRRREEDVRWNRPSLDFFKMTRVRFCFPRCGKGALAERLFLDRH from the exons ATGGTAACACTAAtaacagaaaagctgcagaaccAGAGCTTGGATGATCTGACCTGTAAAACATACAATATTAATCTG TACTCATCTGAGAAGCTGAACAAAAGTGGCAGCTTGTTCCCTTTCGAAATCAATG AAGACAGCCCTTGGAAAGCTTTAACTGGGGGTTACCCCATCCAGCCGGACACGGGCAGGAGCTCGGCTTACCCGTTCGCCGCGTGCCCGTTCAGCGCCGGCGCCGCCGGCCATGGCAGCGTGCcgtggcagcaggagcccagcagcaccgCCATGGTGTCGGGGTGGATCAGCGAGCTGAACCTCAACGAGAACTCGGGCCAGCCCCTGGCGCCGCCCACCAAGCGCCACTGCCGCTCGCTGTCGGAGCCCGACGAGCTGGCCCGCTGCAGGTCGCCCTGGAAGCCCGGCAGCTCCAAGGTTTGGACTCCCGTGTCCAAGAGACGCTGTAACAGCGGCGGCAGCGCTACCTTGCAGCGCTGCAACAGCCACGGAAGTGCCACCCTGCAGAGAAGCACAAGCATCAGCCTGCCACAGAACATCCTGTCCCTAAACAACGTCTTCACCGTCACCAGCTTCAACACCTCTCCGGTACCCAGAccttcctctgccagcagcGGGTTTGTGGACAGCAGCGAGGGCAGCACGAGCTCCAGCACCCGCTGGAATTCCGGAGGCCCTTGTGACTTTAACCCAAGGCGCCGCCTGTCCCTCTCCCAGGAGCACATCACCGAGACAGGGAACCTCTTGCCTTCAGCCAACAGCACTCCCACCTCCACACCCGAGCTCAGCCGGCGGCAGGGGCTGCTGCGGTGCCGCTCGCAGCCCTGCGTCCTCAACGAAAAGAAAAGCCGGCTGAAGCGCAGACGGGAGGAGGACGTACGATGGAACAGGCCATCGTtagacttttttaaaatgacGCGGgtgagattttgttttcctcGGTGTGGGAAGGGAGCTCTTGCAGAAAGGCTGTTTCTAGATCGGCACTAA
- the FAM53A gene encoding protein FAM53A isoform X2, whose amino-acid sequence MVTLITEKLQNQSLDDLTCKTYNINLYSSEKLNKSGSLFPFEINDSPWKALTGGYPIQPDTGRSSAYPFAACPFSAGAAGHGSVPWQQEPSSTAMVSGWISELNLNENSGQPLAPPTKRHCRSLSEPDELARCRSPWKPGSSKVWTPVSKRRCNSGGSATLQRCNSHGSATLQRSTSISLPQNILSLNNVFTVTSFNTSPVPRPSSASSGFVDSSEGSTSSSTRWNSGGPCDFNPRRRLSLSQEHITETGNLLPSANSTPTSTPELSRRQGLLRCRSQPCVLNEKKSRLKRRREEDVRWNRPSLDFFKMTRVRFCFPRCGKGALAERLFLDRH is encoded by the exons ATGGTAACACTAAtaacagaaaagctgcagaaccAGAGCTTGGATGATCTGACCTGTAAAACATACAATATTAATCTG TACTCATCTGAGAAGCTGAACAAAAGTGGCAGCTTGTTCCCTTTCGAAATCAATG ACAGCCCTTGGAAAGCTTTAACTGGGGGTTACCCCATCCAGCCGGACACGGGCAGGAGCTCGGCTTACCCGTTCGCCGCGTGCCCGTTCAGCGCCGGCGCCGCCGGCCATGGCAGCGTGCcgtggcagcaggagcccagcagcaccgCCATGGTGTCGGGGTGGATCAGCGAGCTGAACCTCAACGAGAACTCGGGCCAGCCCCTGGCGCCGCCCACCAAGCGCCACTGCCGCTCGCTGTCGGAGCCCGACGAGCTGGCCCGCTGCAGGTCGCCCTGGAAGCCCGGCAGCTCCAAGGTTTGGACTCCCGTGTCCAAGAGACGCTGTAACAGCGGCGGCAGCGCTACCTTGCAGCGCTGCAACAGCCACGGAAGTGCCACCCTGCAGAGAAGCACAAGCATCAGCCTGCCACAGAACATCCTGTCCCTAAACAACGTCTTCACCGTCACCAGCTTCAACACCTCTCCGGTACCCAGAccttcctctgccagcagcGGGTTTGTGGACAGCAGCGAGGGCAGCACGAGCTCCAGCACCCGCTGGAATTCCGGAGGCCCTTGTGACTTTAACCCAAGGCGCCGCCTGTCCCTCTCCCAGGAGCACATCACCGAGACAGGGAACCTCTTGCCTTCAGCCAACAGCACTCCCACCTCCACACCCGAGCTCAGCCGGCGGCAGGGGCTGCTGCGGTGCCGCTCGCAGCCCTGCGTCCTCAACGAAAAGAAAAGCCGGCTGAAGCGCAGACGGGAGGAGGACGTACGATGGAACAGGCCATCGTtagacttttttaaaatgacGCGGgtgagattttgttttcctcGGTGTGGGAAGGGAGCTCTTGCAGAAAGGCTGTTTCTAGATCGGCACTAA